The nucleotide sequence CGCCGAATGCTCGTTAGTCTGGGCAGCCCCGACAATCTGCCCGTCAACGAAAGTCTGTTTATGCGCATGACCGACCAGTGGGAAAGTACCCGCGTCATGCCGGCAGATTTGCTGTTTCATAAAAGTCCCATCGAAGCGGTCGTTTTCCGGCTGCAAAAGGCCGACCGCGACAGCGGAGCCGATCGGCTGCGGTTTCCCGATGAGATGATCGCCGGCGAAATTCGGGGTGAGCAGGGCCTGACGGGTTTTTCGGCCAAGTTCCGCGAACAGGGCTGGATCATCCTGCCCGCTGAGCTTTCGGCCATGTACAAGAATCTGTTCCTGAACATTCTGGCGGCTTCCATTGGGCTGGAATACCTGTACCCGTCCCGGACGGAGTTGCTGGCCGAAGCCGAGCGCGTGGCGCTGGCGGCCATGCTCCCCGAAGATGAGGTACGTAAATTCTTTGGCCTGCGGCTGTCGAAATTCCCCGACAGTTTCCGCAGCGAGGTAGCCAATTACTTCAACCTGCCCTTCGATTACGTGCTGAAACGCGCCAATCATCTTGGCCTGGTTTCTGAGCAGGTCATTGAAGAGTCGCGTAGCCAGTCGATTCGTTCAACTCCGCTGCGTCGTCCGCAAAGTAGTCGGGCCGCATAGATCGGCGACATACGAAACTTTATTCATAAACAGTCGGTTAAGTGCGCGTCGTACGTTAACTGGCTGTTTTTTTATGCGTTTGTTTCTGCGAATCCTGCTAGGGGTGGTGGTAATAATCCTCTTACTGGGAATGGTGCTGCATTTCCGGGCGAAGGGGCAGCGGGAAGGCGAAGAAGCACAGCTATCTACCCTTACAAAGAATATCACTGTTTCGAGTCGTTCGTTTTCCGCCGGTGGTACGATGCCCGTCGAATGTACCTGCAAAGGGCGCGAAGTGTCGCCGGGTCTTACGTGGGAAGGAAACCAGGCCGGGACAAAAGCCTACGTAATTCTGACAACGGACTACGACGTACCATCGCCCGCTTTCCCTGTTTTCAATCTGATCCATTGGGTTATCTACAACCTGCCCGCGTCCGTTCGGAGTTTACCCGAAGCCGTTTCGGCCGAGCAGGTAAAGTTGCTGGGTGGAAAGATTGGCAAAAATTCAGCCGGCGATCAGAAATACATCGGGCCGTGTCCTCCCTTTGGCCGACATGCCTATGTGTTTCGGGTGTATGCCCTCGATACACCCTTATCGCTTGCCGACGTTCCGACCAAGCAGGACGTGCTGGACGCTATGCAGGGCCATATTCTGGGCTATGGCGAACTGAAGGGCTATTTTCAGTAAGATTTTCTCCACACCTACGATTTCTTACGCAGGTCCAGGCTGTGGTATAAGAATACCCGCAGCGTATGTTTATTCTGGAAGCGGTTTCCGATGGCTTCCTGCTGAAAGACATTCTGGTAGCCCGCCTGTGCCCGAAACTGCTTCGAAAAAGGATAGACGAGACCCAGAAACAGCCGGTTCTGGTCGAAATGATTGTAAACGATTCGTTTGCCGGCCTGTATCCATAATTCATTCTGCAGCAGTATGGCCGGAACGCCCGGCCGGGTTTCGTCACCCCAGAGGGGAACCTGTCCCGAGACCATCACCCTAAACCGCCAGTTGAAAGTATAACCCGGCTGCAACTGGCCGTTTTCGAGAACGCCCCGGAATCGCTCTTCAACCCGCACCCAGTGGTTGGTTTCAATTCGGCCGTGCTTTCCTTCCCAGTTAAGTTGCTGCCACGGCCGGTGTTCAGGCTGAACATCGTTTTGGGGCTCAGCGGGATAAAAACGGGCGTAGGCATAACCCGCCATCAATCGAGCGTCGTCGGAGAGGTGATAAACGACCCCCGGCCTGAAAATGAGCGTAGCCCAGCGGTCCATAAAATCCGTCCGGCGAGCCTGCACGTCGAACCAGAGTCCCCATTTATCGGAAAGCCGGGTCTGATGATAGAAAGCCGTCCAGACCTGGTTCGACGGCTGAACCACTTTAGGTACCTGGGCAAACGCCTGATTCAATAACAGTTGGAGTAAACAGCCAGCCCACCCGGCAATTAACTGATAGCTTGTTTTCGGAAGAAAGGATCTCATTGCCGCTTGAATAGCATCTAAAGGTTGTGCTGACCTTCTTTGTTCAGAACCCAGCGGAAATTCTACTCTTGAGCAAGTGAGGCAGACCCGATTCTTACAAACCAGTTGCGAATTTCTCCACGCTTCGTACCAACGTTAGCGTAACAGAAAATAACTAGTGTCAGTACTCACGAGCGGGGAGAAAATTAAAAATTGACTGATTACGGGAAAGAGTATCGGTTAAACAGGATAATAAGCCTATCACGTTACTTTTTTAGGGCTTCGTTTGGAAGTAAAGTGCTGAGAGTACTTTATTTGCAAACCCTACTTATTCAATAGATTATAACTACTAATAGTCTATCTAAAACCGGGAGTATAGGGAGAATTACTCTCAACACTGTATTGTCCAATGAAAAATCGTCTATTTGTAAGTCAGTTCATCGGCCTATTGCTGCTGATTTCTATCCGAGGCTTTGCGCAGGATGAGCTTATTTTATTATCGGGCCGGGTCGATGACAACGAAACGCACCAGCCCATTCCCGGTGCGGGCGTCCTGATCAAAAATACCGTAGCCGGCACGATCACCAATGAGCAGGGCGAATTTGCGCTCAAAACAAAAGCGAAATTTCCCTTTACGCTGGTCTTCCAGGTCATCGGTTACGCGCCCAAAGAATTAGTCATTGAGCGTCCGGGCGACAAAATCACGGTATCGCTCAATACCCAGGCGATTCTGGGCAAAGAGGTGGTCGTAACGGCCTCGCGCGTGGAAGAAGATATTCTGAAATCACCGGTAGCCGTCGAGAAACTAAGCCTCCGGGTGCTGAAAGAAAGCCCGGCTCCGAGTTTCTACGACGCGCTGGAGAACGTAAAAGGCGTTCAGATGACGACGTCGAGCCTTACGTTTAAGGTGCCCAACACGCGGGGTTTCAATATTCCGAACAACTTCCGTTTCATGCAGCTGGTCGACGGTGTCGATATGCAGGCCGCTACGCTGGGTGTACCGCTGGGCAACGCTATTGGGCCAACGGAACTGGATATTGAGAGTATCGAGATTACGCCCGGTGCGGCTTCGGCGCTGTATGGAATGAATGCCATCAACGGTCTGGCAAACCTGCAAACCAAAAATCCGTTCCAGTACCAGGGTATCAGCCTGTACCAGAAAACAGGCGTCAACCATGTGGATGGCATCGACCGGGACCCCTCCATACTGACCGAGTCGGCCGTTCGGATTGCAAAAGCGTTCGGGAACAAGTTTGCCTTCAAACTGAATTTCAGCTATCTGCAGGGAACCGACTGGCTGGCCAATACGCAGATCGACCAGAACCCGCAGCGGCTTAATTCGGCCAACCCACGTTTCCCTGAACTGTCGGGTGCGAACAATCCGGCGGCTGATCTGTGGAACCGCTACGGCGACGACCGCAGCTCGCGCTCAACCATCGCAATTCTGTACGGCGGAAAAACCGAAACCTTCAACGTCAGCCGCACGGGGTATTACGAGAAAGACCTGATCAACCCAACCGTGCGGAACCTGAAGTTTGACGGCAGTCTGCACTATAAACTCAACGAGCACGTCGAACTGTCGTACGGCTATCGGTACGGTCTAATGGACGGTATTTTTCAGCGGGGCAACAAGATTCAGCTGAAGGACGTAACGGTGCAGAACCACAAGCTAGAGCTGCGCGGAGCCGACTTTCTGGCGCGGGGCTACATTCTGCTCGAAAACACGGGTAAATCCTACAACCTGAACCCGCTGGCCTATAACCTCGACCTCAACAACGGTTCAAACAGCGCCTGGGCGGGCCGATTCCAGAAAGAGCTGCAGACGCAGGTAAACAACGGAACCGATCTGGCAACGGCCATGACGCTGGCCCGCGCGGCTGCCGACAAGGGCCGGGTGGAACCGGGAACGCCCGCGTTCGATGCGCTGAAAAACACCATTGTCAACACGAACAACTGGGACATTGCCGTTAACGTACCCGGCGCACCCGCAACAGGCGGGGCGGCTCTCTGGCAGCGCAGCAATACCTACCACGGCGACGTACAGTGGAACCTGCGCCGACTGGCGAAAGTGGCCGAGATTCTGGTGGGGGCCGATTACCGGCGTTACGAAGTAATTCCGGATGGTAACAACTTCGTTGATTTCTCGAAACCGCTAGACCTGCGGACCACACCGGGCGGCAACAATCAGATATATACGAAATACGGGACGTTTGCTTCAGCAACCAAACTGCTGCTGAACGACAAACTGAAAGTATCGGCATCGGTGCGGGTAGATAACAACCCCGAGTTCTCCCCAAAGGTAAATCCGCGGCTGGCGCTGGTGTACACAGCCGCCGAAAAGCACAACATCCGGTTCTCCTACCAGAATGGTTATCGCTTCCCGTCACTGTTCGAGGCCCTGTCTTTTGTTAATAACGCCGGGGTTCGGCGCGTCGGTGGACTGGCGCGGGTTAACGAAGGGCTGGGTTTCCTCGAAAACTCGTACACGCTGATTTCCCTGGACAATTTTACGGCTGGCGTCAACGCAGACGTAGCGACCGGTCTGAGCCGCAACGATGCCGCGCTTAAAAACCGCAACCGGTTGGTTGTGGCTAACCTGAAACCCGAACAGCCCGAACACATCAATTCGTTTGAGGTGGGTTACAAGAGTGTGCTGGCCAACAACAAGCTGTCTATCGACGGCGAAGCGTATTACAATGTCTACCGCAATTTCCTGGGACAGGTCGAGGTAGCCGTACCGACGACGGATAAAGTGGGGACCGACGCTGCGGTGCTGGACATGCTGACCCGCGCGAAGCAGGTGCGCTACCGGGTTTATTCAAACGCTAAAAACACCTACAACAGCTACGGCGCGACGCTGGGGCTGACCTATAACTTTTACCGGAAGTTTGTGCTGTCGGGGAACGTAAACTACAACAACATGGCGTCGAATGCCTCGCCCGATGTGTTTGTCACGGGTTTCAACACGCCTAAATACGTAACCAACATCAGCTTCGGTAACCGGGAGGTAATCCGGAACGTAGGGTTCAACGTGGTATGGCGCTGGCAGGATAGTTTCCTATGGCAAAGCCCGCTGGCCGACGGCGTTGTGCCTGCTTACCAGACCGTTGACGCGCAGGTAACCTACCGGCGGGCCGTTGGTGCGTCGCCCCAGCCCAAGCTTTCGTTCAAGCTTGGCGCGGCAAACGTGTTCAACAATCGCTACATTCAGTACGCTGCCGGGCCAACTATCGGCGGACTGTATTATCTGGCCATAACCTACGACGTAACCCGTTTCTAATCAACTGAAAACAGGCGCTGGCTGCCCCTCCGTATCGCAATGATACCGGAGGGGCAGCCAGCGCTTTATTTAGGCTATAGGCTGACAGGAGCATCATTCAGTTTTCGTGATTTTTGTCAACCTTTGCATCCAGCAGCCAAGGAGTAGCGCTTTACCAACACGGACTTATGAGAAACTTTACGTTAACACTTTTCCTCACACTGACTTCGCTGGCGGTCTGGGCGCAGACGAATATTGCCGGTCGGGTAACGGACGAGAAAGACCAGCCGCTGGCGGGCGTAACGATCCTGATCCAGGGTACAAACACCGGAACGACGACGCAGGCCGACGGACGGTTTATTCTGGCGACGAACATGCCCCTGCCTCTTACGCTGAGTATTTCCAACATAGGCTACGGGCGGCAGGAAATTACCGTTCGCGGGAATAACTTCCGAAGTATTGAGGTCAAACTGACGGAAGAAGCGATCATGAGCGACGAGGTCGTTGTGTCGGCGAGCCGCGTACCCGAAGACATCCGGAAAGCCGCCGTAACCGTCGAGAAGCTCGGCCCCGACAGTTTGCCAACTCCCCGGCGGCCAGCCCGTTCGATGCACTGCAGAACGTAAAAGGTGTGGATCTGCTGACCCAGAGCCTGACGTTTAAATCGGTGAATCTGCGCGGGTTTGGCGCGAATAACAACAACCGGTTTCTGCAGCTGACCGATGGCATGGATAACCGCTCACCGGGTCTGGGCTTTGGTTTTGGTAACGTTGCCGGTATTTCGGATCTGGACGTTGAAAGCATCGAACTGATTCCCGGTGCGTCGTCGGCGCTTTACGGGCCGGATGCCCTGCAGGGCCTGATGCTGACAACGAGCAAGAATCCGTTCACTTACCAGGGGCTGAGCGCTCAGCTGAAAATCGGCGCCAATAACTTCGGTAAACCCAACTTCGGGCCTAAACCGTATCTGGACTATGCCATCCGGTACGCGCAGCAGCTCGGCACCCGCTTTGCCTTTAAGGTGAATTTTCAGCGGCTGACCGGTACGGACTTTATTGCCGACGACTACAGCGACCGCTCGACGCGGGCCCGAACCAACTTCTTTGCTATTGACCCCAGTCGGGGCGGTATTGCGACCGGCATCGGTTACGTCCCCAATAATAACCCCAACACCAATTTTGAGTACGACGGGGTGAATCTCTACGGCGACGATATCAATGCCGGGGGCGCTTACCGGTTTCCGGCCAACTATGCCAACGCCCTGCTGCAGAATAAGCTGGTAACCCGAACAGGCTATACCGAATTAGACGTCCTGGGCAACAACGGGAAGGTGTTTAATAACCGTGCCAATGTGTCACTGCATTACAAGCTGTCGGCCGATGTCCAGGTGTCGCTGGGCTGGTACTACGGTGAAGGGAATTTTATCCGGACGGCGGGTTTCCGCGAATACTTTCCCGACTATAAGCGGAACCAGTTCAAAGCCGAAATTCGGGGGGACTACTTTTTCTTACGGGCTTATACCACCCAGCAGAAGGCCGAGGGCTGGAACATTGGCCAGACGGCCACGGCCATTAACAATACCTGGAAGCCGCTGGAGCAGTGGGCCTCGGAGTTTGGGCAGGTATATATTGAAAACAAAGTGGGCGTGAATCAGGCCAGGATCGAAGCCGACCGGGGCCGGTATGCGCCCGGATCGGCAGAGTTTAATCGCGTACGGGATCTGTATGCCGGTACTTATAACACCGACTTTATCCCTGGCTCGACTACGACGAAAGGACTCCGATTCCGCGACAATTCATCCCTGTACCACTACGAGGGCATGATTAATCTCTCGGACCTGATTGGCGTGGCGGAGGTGATTGCGGGCGGCAGCATCCGGCGCTACGCCCTGAACACGGGCGGCACGGCCGTTACGCTGAAAGCCGACGGCTCGGAATACACCATCAATGAAACCGGCGCCTATGTGCAGGTCGCCAGAGAACTGAAGTTTGGCGAAACAACGACGCTAAAGCCAACCGTAGCGGTTCGGTACGATAAAAATCAGTATTTCAAAGGTGGCTTTACGCCCCGCGCATCGGCGGTGCTGAGCGTTGGTGTGCATAATTTCCGGGGATCGTGGCAGAGCGCCTTCCGGAATCCATCGCCGGGGCAACTGTTCGCCGTGCCAGCCGCCGGAAAAGGGGGTGAGGTGGGCGGTTCTAGGCTGGCTGCGGAGTCGGCTGGTCTGTTCAGCAACCCGGCTTATCTGGACAGCGACATAAAAGACTTTACGGCCGGTCGCATCTCTGAAGCCCAACTGCGGAGCCGCGCCTACGACCCGACTAATTTTACGACCGAAAAAATTAAAACCTGGGAAATTGGTTATAAAACGCTGGTGCAGAACAAGCTGTACGTGGACGCTTTCTATTTTCACAGCCAATACACCGACTTCATTGCGGCCCAGAGTTTTTACCAGTCAACCAACGGGCGCATTGCCGACTTTAGCTCAAATAATTACCGGACGCTGCAGGTTAACTTCAACAACCTGAATAAAATATTCGTGAATGGATACGGGCTGGGCGTCGAGTATGGGCTGGGCCGGGGCTTCACAGCGAGCGGCAATTACGCCCGTCAGGTCGGTACCGTAACGCTACGCGACGCGCAGGGCAACATTATCAAAGACAATGCCGGCAACGAGATCATCAAGCGCCGGATGAGCAATCCGGAAGTATCGCAGAAAGGGCGTAACTTCTTTATCTCCCCCGAGAACCGCTACAACATTAGCCTGACAAATACGCGGCTGACCGACCGGCTCGGGGCCACACTGACCTATCGCTGGACGGACCGGATGTGGGTCGAGCAGGGGACCACGCAGGGAGATGTCTGGCTGCCCTCATGGAGCAGCGTAGACGCGCAGGTTTCCTATCGGGTGCCAATGTATAAGTCGGTCGTTAAACTGGGAGGGACGAACATCCTGAACCAGTACTATGCGCAGGGCTACGGCCTGGCCCGGATTGGCGGGCTCTATTACGTCAGCGTTACCTTCGATGAACTAATGCGCTAACCGTCCGATCGGGTCGGGAACGATGCCTCTAATTAGGGAGTAAATCAGAGGCTTAGGCCTCTTTTTTATTGACCGCAGGAGTCGTTGCCGTTCGGGTAAACTCGCTTTTGCGGAACGTCCTAAACCCTGCTCACATGACGGCTCCACTCAATCGCCGGGAATTCCTGAAACAAAGCAGTGCGGCTGCGCTTGGCTTAACCATACTACCCGGTCTGAAACGTAAAGTCGCTCCCAGCGACCGCCTGCGGGTAGCGCATATCGGCCTAAACGGCATGGGAACCAATCACCTGAACTGGTTCGCCAACCTGCCCGAAGTCGAGGTTGTCGGTCTGTGCGACGTGGACGAAACGCACCTGAACAAAGCTCTGGCTACCCTGCGGACGCTGCATCCCGATACCACGGCCAAAACCTACGCTGATTTTCGCTACCTGCTCGACCGGCCGGATATTGACGCGATTACCTGCGCAACCCCCGATCATTGGCACGCCCAGATTGCCATTATGGCGTTTCAGGCCGGGAAAGACGTATACGGCGAGAAACCGCTTTCCTTCAGCGTTCGGGAGGGCCAGCAGATGCTGAAAACGCTCAACCGCTACGACCGGATCTTTCAACTGGGCACCCAGATTCACGCGGGCGATAATTACCACCGCGTGGCCGAGATTATTCAGGCCGGTTCAATTGGCAAGGTGCATACAGTGCGGCTTTGGAAAACAGGGTTTCCACCCGTGCTTGGTCCGGCCCGGTATCAGACGCCCCCCGCTACCCTGAACTGGGAGATGTGGCAGGGCCCCGCGCCGGTGTCGCTCTATACACCCGAGCGGTGCCATGTCAACTACCGCTATTTTCTGGACTACTCGGGCGGAGTGTTTCAGGATTTCTGGTGTCACATTGCCGACATTGTCTGGTGGTCAGTTAATCCTACCGGGCTGAAAACCATCCGGGCGAAAGGCGAGGCCCCCGAAGGCATTGCCGATGCACCCAAATGGATTGATGTGGACTATGAATTCGACGGCCTGAACCTGCACTGGACCAGTACGCCACCCAACGTGCCGGGCGCGGAGAAACGGCATATCGGCGCTTACTTCGAGGGCGACAAGGGAACGCTGCTGTGCGATTACAATACCCGCGAAATCACGATCAACGGCGTCATGATGGCCGATGTGCCCGACGTCCCTATTACGCTCGAACGGTCGCCGGGCCATCAGCAGAACTTTGTGAATGCCGTCAAGTCACGTAAACAACCGGAATCGAATCTGGCTTACGTCCGGCAGATGACCCTGCCCATGCATCTGGGTTTGATCGCCTATCGGCTCGGACAACCGCTGGAATGGAACGCCCGCAAGGAAAAATTTAGACACAATCCCGAAGCCAACGCTTATCTGTCGCGCACCTACCGAAAAGAATGGAACCTGATGTAACGCCGTTTATTTATCTGCTTATTAGATAGCCTAACTAGTAGAAAAATGTAGCTCAAAATTATTTAGTCAATCTTTTAGTTAAAAGTAGTGTAGATATATAGTTCATTAGTTAACTTTCGTAGCCAAAAGGGAACTCTTATACGGCTATGGGTAAAACGCTATTACTGGTTGCTCTACTCTGGTTTTGCGCGGTCGCTACGGGTAGGGCGCAAACTTCCGCGAATCTGTTTAGTCATCGGGTAAATTACGTGCCGGAAGACAAGGAGGGCGCAACCTCTGCCGCCAGGCTGCCGGAAGAAGTTTATGCAGGTGAATCGACAACAGCACCAGCTCCGAAACTAAGTGAGGGGCGCTACCGGCTCTGGTGGTATTCGCCAGATCGGGGGCAGGTAGCCGTGCAGCTCAGCGACCTGAACGGCCGGATGCTGGTCGAGCAGAACCACGCTGTACGGGCCGGCACGAATACCCTTGAACTGAAACTGGGTGCGTTCCCCATCGGGAGCACGTATATTCTTCACGCCCGGCAGGGTGCCCAGGGACGAACGTTTAAGGTGCAGATAGAGCCACAGGACAGGTAAAGGCTAAGCAACCGGCCAGACTGCCTAAACGCGTGGATAACCGCTCACCTGATTTTGACAACGGCTATTGGATCGGGGGTCTGGTCCCGGTCGCGGGTAACATAGCCTTTCGTAACCACCTTGCCGCCACTCGCCATGAGTACAGCCGTCATATAAGCCGCCGACATGCTGGTTCCCTGCGGATAGGTATTGTATCCACCGGCTTTATAGGTAGAACGGCTGTCTTTGCCGGGCGTAGCATAATCAATTGGTGGATTTCCGGAGCACGATACACCCAGAAAAACACCCTTGTTGTCATGCGCTGAAGCGGTAAACAGATTTGGTGCGTTGGCGCGGGCCGGGGAAATCTGATTTGCGTCCTTGTTACTACCCTCCTGGGTATTGCCGGCAGAAATACCAACGAATGCGCCCGTCTTCTGGGCCATGTTAATAAACGCAGCATCGACGGCATCGGAGGATTGAACGCCTACGCTGGCATTCACTACGTCGCCCGGACGGGCATGGGCCGCTACAAAATCAGCACCTGCAATCAGGTTTGACGCTTTGGCATCATTGCCCGTATGACCAACTTTTATGGGGATCACCGTTGCGCCGGCTGCTACGCCAACCGTGCCGATGCTGTTGTTTTTAGCCGCAATGATACCCGCCATATGCGTACCGTGGCCGAGTGCATCGTCGAGCGAACCGGCTCCGGGTCCGCTTGTGAACACGTTATAACCACGGGTTGAATCAACGTTCAGATCAGGATGGTCGAGGTCGATACCATGATCAATGATCCAGGCAACGGCCGTCCCTTTGTAATCGATGGGTCCGCCGACATAGGTTACGCCCCAGGGAATTACCTGTTTAGGCTGGGTAGCCGAGGGTTCAACCAGGCCGCTGCTTACCAACTGGTCCACAAACCCAACCTGATCCACTTCAAGGTAAGCTACGCGCGGGTCGTGGCTCAGCCGTTCGGCTTCAGCAGGCGTCAGGCGCGCTGCAAAGCCTCTCAGGGCGGTTCCATAAACCTGCTCGATGTTATCGGAGTTAATGGCCAGCTGCTTTAGAAACTGGCTGGTATATTTACGGACGGCGGTTAGCCGGTTGGCGTAAGTGTCAACAAAACGACCGCCAGCCAGGGGGTCGGTTTTATAAACGACAATGTAGTGCCCAGCAAGCCAGATAGTGGGCGTAGTGGGAATGTTTGTCGTTGGCTCAGTGGGCCGACATCCGGCCAGCAGGCTGATTAAAAGCGACAGGACAACGATGGAAGTACGGGAAATCTTCATGTGGACAGAGAAAGAATAAGATGAATGAAGGTCTGAATATAGAAAAAGTCAATCGGTCAATCCTGAGTAATCGCCCGCTGATTCGGCAAATAGGCCTGTTGTATATTTTTCCGGGGACGACGCAGCAGGATCCGGTGGTGCGGTCGGGTATCGGGTTCAATCCGCCAGACCGAGCGTTCCGGATAATAGTCCAGAATCGCCCGGTTCAGACTGTCACCGCGGTCAGCAGCCCAAACCACGGACTGGCTGTCAATATCGGCTCCGTTATACACAAAGTCCCAGATGGTAGCCACGTGGTTCGGGTCATAATCTACCAGTATGAGATGTCGGCCTCCGTCTTCGGTCAGTTCCTGCTGATGAATCGGACGCCAGAGCATTGGCCCGCTCATCCGGATAAGGAAATCGTAACCCAAAAAGACGAATAGCGTGTGAGCCACGCAGAGACTGGGAAGCAGCAATCCAACCCGTAAATAGTGTGGTAAATAAGAAAAACCACGCGTAACAATTCCTGCCAGCACAACGATCACGGGTGAAACGTAATGCGGGGTTTCAAAGCTGGTAATGGCAAATGCCAG is from Spirosoma taeanense and encodes:
- a CDS encoding YbhB/YbcL family Raf kinase inhibitor-like protein, with the protein product MRLFLRILLGVVVIILLLGMVLHFRAKGQREGEEAQLSTLTKNITVSSRSFSAGGTMPVECTCKGREVSPGLTWEGNQAGTKAYVILTTDYDVPSPAFPVFNLIHWVIYNLPASVRSLPEAVSAEQVKLLGGKIGKNSAGDQKYIGPCPPFGRHAYVFRVYALDTPLSLADVPTKQDVLDAMQGHILGYGELKGYFQ
- a CDS encoding DUF2490 domain-containing protein, which gives rise to MRSFLPKTSYQLIAGWAGCLLQLLLNQAFAQVPKVVQPSNQVWTAFYHQTRLSDKWGLWFDVQARRTDFMDRWATLIFRPGVVYHLSDDARLMAGYAYARFYPAEPQNDVQPEHRPWQQLNWEGKHGRIETNHWVRVEERFRGVLENGQLQPGYTFNWRFRVMVSGQVPLWGDETRPGVPAILLQNELWIQAGKRIVYNHFDQNRLFLGLVYPFSKQFRAQAGYQNVFQQEAIGNRFQNKHTLRVFLYHSLDLRKKS
- a CDS encoding TonB-dependent receptor, which codes for MKNRLFVSQFIGLLLLISIRGFAQDELILLSGRVDDNETHQPIPGAGVLIKNTVAGTITNEQGEFALKTKAKFPFTLVFQVIGYAPKELVIERPGDKITVSLNTQAILGKEVVVTASRVEEDILKSPVAVEKLSLRVLKESPAPSFYDALENVKGVQMTTSSLTFKVPNTRGFNIPNNFRFMQLVDGVDMQAATLGVPLGNAIGPTELDIESIEITPGAASALYGMNAINGLANLQTKNPFQYQGISLYQKTGVNHVDGIDRDPSILTESAVRIAKAFGNKFAFKLNFSYLQGTDWLANTQIDQNPQRLNSANPRFPELSGANNPAADLWNRYGDDRSSRSTIAILYGGKTETFNVSRTGYYEKDLINPTVRNLKFDGSLHYKLNEHVELSYGYRYGLMDGIFQRGNKIQLKDVTVQNHKLELRGADFLARGYILLENTGKSYNLNPLAYNLDLNNGSNSAWAGRFQKELQTQVNNGTDLATAMTLARAAADKGRVEPGTPAFDALKNTIVNTNNWDIAVNVPGAPATGGAALWQRSNTYHGDVQWNLRRLAKVAEILVGADYRRYEVIPDGNNFVDFSKPLDLRTTPGGNNQIYTKYGTFASATKLLLNDKLKVSASVRVDNNPEFSPKVNPRLALVYTAAEKHNIRFSYQNGYRFPSLFEALSFVNNAGVRRVGGLARVNEGLGFLENSYTLISLDNFTAGVNADVATGLSRNDAALKNRNRLVVANLKPEQPEHINSFEVGYKSVLANNKLSIDGEAYYNVYRNFLGQVEVAVPTTDKVGTDAAVLDMLTRAKQVRYRVYSNAKNTYNSYGATLGLTYNFYRKFVLSGNVNYNNMASNASPDVFVTGFNTPKYVTNISFGNREVIRNVGFNVVWRWQDSFLWQSPLADGVVPAYQTVDAQVTYRRAVGASPQPKLSFKLGAANVFNNRYIQYAAGPTIGGLYYLAITYDVTRF
- a CDS encoding carboxypeptidase-like regulatory domain-containing protein, with the protein product MRNFTLTLFLTLTSLAVWAQTNIAGRVTDEKDQPLAGVTILIQGTNTGTTTQADGRFILATNMPLPLTLSISNIGYGRQEITVRGNNFRSIEVKLTEEAIMSDEVVVSASRVPEDIRKAAVTVEKLGPDSLPTPRRPARSMHCRT
- a CDS encoding TonB-dependent receptor domain-containing protein, translated to MDLLTQSLTFKSVNLRGFGANNNNRFLQLTDGMDNRSPGLGFGFGNVAGISDLDVESIELIPGASSALYGPDALQGLMLTTSKNPFTYQGLSAQLKIGANNFGKPNFGPKPYLDYAIRYAQQLGTRFAFKVNFQRLTGTDFIADDYSDRSTRARTNFFAIDPSRGGIATGIGYVPNNNPNTNFEYDGVNLYGDDINAGGAYRFPANYANALLQNKLVTRTGYTELDVLGNNGKVFNNRANVSLHYKLSADVQVSLGWYYGEGNFIRTAGFREYFPDYKRNQFKAEIRGDYFFLRAYTTQQKAEGWNIGQTATAINNTWKPLEQWASEFGQVYIENKVGVNQARIEADRGRYAPGSAEFNRVRDLYAGTYNTDFIPGSTTTKGLRFRDNSSLYHYEGMINLSDLIGVAEVIAGGSIRRYALNTGGTAVTLKADGSEYTINETGAYVQVARELKFGETTTLKPTVAVRYDKNQYFKGGFTPRASAVLSVGVHNFRGSWQSAFRNPSPGQLFAVPAAGKGGEVGGSRLAAESAGLFSNPAYLDSDIKDFTAGRISEAQLRSRAYDPTNFTTEKIKTWEIGYKTLVQNKLYVDAFYFHSQYTDFIAAQSFYQSTNGRIADFSSNNYRTLQVNFNNLNKIFVNGYGLGVEYGLGRGFTASGNYARQVGTVTLRDAQGNIIKDNAGNEIIKRRMSNPEVSQKGRNFFISPENRYNISLTNTRLTDRLGATLTYRWTDRMWVEQGTTQGDVWLPSWSSVDAQVSYRVPMYKSVVKLGGTNILNQYYAQGYGLARIGGLYYVSVTFDELMR
- a CDS encoding Gfo/Idh/MocA family protein, producing the protein MTAPLNRREFLKQSSAAALGLTILPGLKRKVAPSDRLRVAHIGLNGMGTNHLNWFANLPEVEVVGLCDVDETHLNKALATLRTLHPDTTAKTYADFRYLLDRPDIDAITCATPDHWHAQIAIMAFQAGKDVYGEKPLSFSVREGQQMLKTLNRYDRIFQLGTQIHAGDNYHRVAEIIQAGSIGKVHTVRLWKTGFPPVLGPARYQTPPATLNWEMWQGPAPVSLYTPERCHVNYRYFLDYSGGVFQDFWCHIADIVWWSVNPTGLKTIRAKGEAPEGIADAPKWIDVDYEFDGLNLHWTSTPPNVPGAEKRHIGAYFEGDKGTLLCDYNTREITINGVMMADVPDVPITLERSPGHQQNFVNAVKSRKQPESNLAYVRQMTLPMHLGLIAYRLGQPLEWNARKEKFRHNPEANAYLSRTYRKEWNLM
- a CDS encoding S8 family peptidase — its product is MKISRTSIVVLSLLISLLAGCRPTEPTTNIPTTPTIWLAGHYIVVYKTDPLAGGRFVDTYANRLTAVRKYTSQFLKQLAINSDNIEQVYGTALRGFAARLTPAEAERLSHDPRVAYLEVDQVGFVDQLVSSGLVEPSATQPKQVIPWGVTYVGGPIDYKGTAVAWIIDHGIDLDHPDLNVDSTRGYNVFTSGPGAGSLDDALGHGTHMAGIIAAKNNSIGTVGVAAGATVIPIKVGHTGNDAKASNLIAGADFVAAHARPGDVVNASVGVQSSDAVDAAFINMAQKTGAFVGISAGNTQEGSNKDANQISPARANAPNLFTASAHDNKGVFLGVSCSGNPPIDYATPGKDSRSTYKAGGYNTYPQGTSMSAAYMTAVLMASGGKVVTKGYVTRDRDQTPDPIAVVKIR